The Gemmatimonadaceae bacterium genome contains a region encoding:
- the fabF gene encoding beta-ketoacyl-ACP synthase II → MIDRARQDAPSRRHVAITGIGCVTPLGIGVESLWDGLRAERSVVRAASRFDSSIFRSRCAAEVDGFDAEDYLDPRRVKRLDRFGQFSVVSSMLALKDSGLDLAQENRERIGAMMGTALGGVAYAEEQAARFMQGGLRNVDATLALAVFGGSSSCNIAIEFGVSGPNCTNAMSCASGTIAIGEAFRQIRDGYADVMIAGGSEAPLATLCFGAFALIRAMSTRNESPEQASRPFDRDRDGFVMGEGSAVLILEEWSHAVARGARIYGEMAGFGTTNDAHHMTAPLPGGAQAARCIRQALDDAGVTPEHVDYINAHGSSTPLNDPTETTAIRTVFGAHADRVPVSSTKGYYGHALGASGAFEAAISALVLQRGWIPPTLNLDNPDPECDLDYVPNTGRDLAAQVILSNSFGFGGINASLVLKKA, encoded by the coding sequence ATGATCGACCGTGCACGGCAGGACGCGCCCTCCCGACGGCACGTGGCGATCACCGGAATCGGGTGTGTCACGCCACTGGGCATCGGCGTTGAATCGCTGTGGGACGGGCTGCGCGCCGAACGGTCAGTGGTGCGCGCTGCTTCGCGTTTCGATTCGTCAATCTTTCGCAGTCGCTGCGCTGCGGAAGTCGACGGTTTCGACGCCGAGGACTACCTCGATCCACGCCGCGTAAAACGACTCGATCGCTTCGGCCAGTTCAGCGTGGTCAGCTCCATGCTGGCGCTCAAGGATTCCGGGCTGGATCTCGCACAGGAGAATCGCGAACGGATTGGCGCCATGATGGGCACCGCGCTGGGCGGTGTGGCCTACGCCGAGGAGCAGGCCGCGCGCTTCATGCAAGGTGGTCTGCGCAATGTGGATGCCACGCTGGCGCTGGCCGTGTTTGGTGGATCGTCCAGCTGCAACATCGCCATCGAGTTCGGCGTGTCCGGCCCCAATTGCACGAACGCCATGAGCTGCGCGTCGGGGACCATCGCCATCGGCGAAGCCTTCCGGCAAATTCGCGATGGATACGCCGATGTGATGATTGCCGGCGGCAGCGAGGCGCCGCTGGCCACACTGTGCTTTGGCGCGTTCGCCCTCATTCGCGCCATGTCCACGCGCAATGAATCGCCCGAACAGGCATCACGTCCGTTCGATCGCGACCGCGACGGCTTCGTGATGGGAGAAGGCTCGGCCGTGCTCATTCTCGAGGAATGGTCGCACGCTGTGGCACGCGGAGCGCGCATTTACGGTGAGATGGCCGGGTTCGGCACCACCAACGACGCGCATCACATGACCGCGCCGTTACCCGGTGGCGCGCAGGCGGCGCGGTGCATCCGGCAGGCCTTGGATGATGCTGGCGTCACGCCCGAACACGTGGACTACATCAACGCGCACGGCAGCAGCACGCCGCTCAACGATCCCACCGAGACCACGGCCATTCGCACCGTGTTCGGCGCGCACGCTGATCGGGTGCCGGTGTCCAGCACCAAGGGCTACTACGGTCATGCGCTTGGCGCATCGGGCGCGTTCGAAGCGGCCATCTCGGCGTTGGTGCTGCAGCGTGGGTGGATCCCACCCACGCTCAACCTCGACAACCCCGACCCCGAGTGCGACCTGGATTACGTGCCCAACACCGGACGCGATCTGGCCGCACAGGTGATATTGAGCAACAGCTTTGGCTTCGGCGGGATCAACGCCAGCCTGGTGCTCAAGAAGGCTTAG
- a CDS encoding methyltransferase domain-containing protein gives MHLTPARRRGHEILDDPSHDPALAERSLRDVALANRLFGGRQAMLREIRVVLSQTSTVASICLLDIGTGLGDIPAAAQRLTGRGTAPMTTIGLELAPTLARVARSVCTHAVAGDGLALPFADDSIDIVTCSQVLHHFEDETAMQLLRECTRVARHAVIIGDLRRSWLAVAGLWLSSFALGFHPVSRHDGVVSILRGYTRPELAALVTRATGRRAVVRHALGWRVTATWFPGMVSQ, from the coding sequence GTGCACCTCACGCCGGCGCGACGACGGGGACACGAGATACTCGATGATCCTTCGCACGATCCGGCACTGGCGGAACGGTCGTTGCGCGATGTGGCGTTGGCCAACCGGCTGTTTGGTGGGCGTCAGGCGATGTTGCGGGAGATCCGTGTGGTGTTGTCACAGACCTCCACGGTCGCGTCAATCTGCCTGCTCGATATCGGCACCGGGTTGGGAGACATCCCGGCTGCGGCGCAGCGCCTCACGGGCCGCGGCACCGCGCCGATGACCACCATCGGACTCGAACTCGCGCCAACCCTCGCCCGTGTCGCCCGAAGCGTCTGCACACATGCCGTGGCCGGTGACGGGTTGGCGCTGCCGTTTGCCGACGACAGCATCGACATCGTGACCTGCTCGCAGGTGCTGCACCATTTTGAAGATGAAACGGCGATGCAACTGCTTCGCGAATGCACGCGCGTGGCCCGTCATGCCGTGATCATCGGTGATCTGCGTCGGAGCTGGCTCGCCGTGGCCGGACTCTGGTTGTCCTCGTTTGCGCTGGGCTTTCATCCCGTCAGTCGACACGATGGTGTGGTGTCGATTCTGCGCGGATATACACGACCCGAACTGGCCGCGCTCGTGACGCGCGCCACCGGTCGCCGTGCTGTCGTACGTCATGCGCTGGGTTGGCGCGTGACGGCCACCTGGTTTCCCGGAATGGTCTCCCAATGA